The proteins below come from a single Armatimonadota bacterium genomic window:
- a CDS encoding protein involved in biosynthesis of mitomycin antibiotics/polyketide fumonisin, which produces MISAQKQYALTPEQVRFYRENGYLLLKSVFTREEARYLREEAHALIARLAQIYSENGINAAWGSSKKLTNLPAQLLHCHNAQYHSAAFAQLMLDPRLTDRIADLIGENIQLHHTKLFIKPPEKGAPFPMHQDYPYFPHEKHTMLAAIVHFDDAPVEKGCVRVVPGSHKLGPLEHNPEGGWHLPVEQYPLESAVPVPAEAGDVVVFSYLTIHGSGVNTTQEARTTLLIQMRDPTDHPTVLTHLSRGQGIMLRGFDPEADAGPGTDSVSRYVRQLQEGAVIPSS; this is translated from the coding sequence ATGATTTCCGCCCAAAAACAGTACGCGCTCACGCCAGAGCAGGTGCGGTTCTACCGTGAGAACGGCTACCTGTTGTTGAAATCCGTGTTCACCCGTGAAGAAGCACGGTATTTGCGGGAAGAGGCTCATGCACTGATTGCCCGCCTGGCGCAGATATACTCCGAGAACGGCATCAACGCCGCGTGGGGCAGCTCGAAGAAACTCACCAATTTGCCTGCACAGCTGCTGCACTGCCATAATGCCCAATACCACAGCGCTGCCTTCGCCCAACTGATGTTAGACCCGCGCTTGACCGACCGCATTGCCGACCTCATCGGCGAGAACATCCAGTTGCACCACACAAAGCTGTTTATCAAGCCACCGGAAAAGGGTGCGCCGTTCCCGATGCACCAGGACTATCCCTACTTCCCCCATGAGAAACACACTATGCTGGCGGCGATTGTGCACTTCGACGACGCACCTGTCGAGAAGGGATGCGTGCGAGTGGTGCCGGGCAGCCATAAACTGGGCCCGCTAGAGCACAATCCCGAAGGAGGATGGCATTTGCCTGTAGAGCAGTACCCGCTGGAGTCGGCGGTGCCTGTGCCTGCTGAGGCGGGTGATGTGGTTGTTTTTAGTTACCTCACCATTCACGGATCAGGGGTCAATACCACTCAAGAGGCACGCACTACCCTGTTGATACAGATGCGCGATCCCACTGACCATCCAACGGTGTTGACACACCTCTCGCGCGGGCAGGGTATCATGCTACGTGGCTTCGACCCCGAGGCGGATGCCGGTCCGGGTACCGACTCGGTGTCGCGCTACGTGCGCCAGCTACAGGAGGGTGCGGTTATACCAAGTTCATAA